ATCTCATACTATCTAAACTTGAACTACATTCAACTTTTCTTTCCCTGATGATCCTCTGGGGACACTTTTCTCCTGGGGCACCATTACTTTCATTTCACCAGCAAACTCCTCCTTGCTTGCAAGTCTTAGGTTCTGAGTTGAAACTTCTCTGGTCATTTCATCTCCTCTTTGGGAAATGACATAGTGTATTTAGCCAAAAATTAGCCAAAAATTGTTTTAGCTGAATGAGACTCTTAGTAAATGTCCAAATATTTGAGACTATAATCAGTACTCTTTCTTATTCTTCCCTACCAAATCCTTCCTAATTCTTCCTGTGAATGTACATTTGTCATGTTGTGCTACAATCTCAAGTGTACCTCCTCTGTAACCCAGCTTCTGTGTTAGTGTGTAAAACATCTGAGATTGTGGGACTTTGAGAGTTGTTTAATGACCCATttctcagtcattattttaattgaaatgattTGACACTACATTCACAACTGTCATTCTTATTTCTATATAACTTAGATGAGAATTGTTTGCCTGCGAGAAATAGGTACATATTCAAGCCAACTTAAACTAAAAATGGGCTAGTTAATGGGAGAACAGAGTCATATGTCATAGAATATGGGACTGGGAGAAGAGCTGGGCTCCACAAGGAACTCATCTGACATCTGGACATTTGGAATTGATATCATTCTGTGCTCCTTTGATCTTGAGGTGAATTTGCACCCTTCTCTGCTTCAGCAAGCACAAGGCAGACAATGGTGATCTGATCTCCAATGGACATGACCCTCCAGATCAAGTGCTCATACCCCAACACTCAGTCTTGATACCCCTACTTCAAACTCTTCTCTGAATCATATTGCCTTGGAATGCCATAaggcttattttcttttgtgtcacAAGCTCACTCAGTCCAGTCATTTGGAGCTGGAGAGGAAAGGGTTGCATGATATAGACTGGGGAAAATAGCTTTTCTAAGAAGCTCACACCTAAGCAGGATGGGAAGGCACAGCAGACATTATTTAGAATTTCGATGTCAGGATTGCCATCTTCCACCCTAATTATCGCCATATGTCTATTTCTGtgttcaatttcttttctctggaatTACATTAGGTAGTTTCCAGCCAAACACAACCTAACACTTGTTTGTAAAGTACACTCCCATCTTAGACATGAGTCTTTAATTCCAGTATTTTAAACCATGGtttagaatttaaatttcattcatcGTTATCTCCCatatcctcctcttcctcccaaagGGAATCAATGAAAACATCCCCTATAATCTCAAATGTTTCAGTTTCCTTCCAATGACATTATAATTCTGAGGATACTCCCCAGTGTCTCTATAGGAATCAGCATGACTGGGTAACAAGCCTCGGCATATGCTTGAGAAAGATAGTGATACTAGTTTCTTTTGTCTGTTGTAGCTGCTTCTAGCACATCACAATCATGCTACACACAATTGTAGCACGGCATGGTAAATGTACTTTCACAGGAAGTCATAGGAAGGATTTGAtgggaaagaataagaaagagtaCTGACACAGTTTCAAATATTTGGACACTTACTAAGAGTCTCATTCAGCTAAACCAATTTTTGGTTAGTTTGTGGTTAAATACACTATTTTATCTCCcaaagaggagaagaaatgaCTAGAGGAACTACCAACACCAAGCAAGACACATTCTTTCCTCCCAAGGTCAGTATTTGATATTCTTGAACTACTGAGGCTGTTCAATTCCTTTCCAgcattttttcctccctcaagGAAGGTCTAGTCACTTCTCTGCTCCGCTTCAGTGGGAAGCACATCGTTAGTGTGCATTGCCAGTGGGCCAGcaacttctttgttttctctctgtcacaTTCTTATACTCTTTATTGTACAGATTCTGATTTTGATTCTCCTcttctttagatttttcttttgagCTTGAGATAAAACCACTTTTCTAGAAGGACTGGATTTACCTTTTGGGGGAAGCTCATACCTTAGTGTATATTTTCAGTCCAATAGAATTTCTTATTCAATtgacctttgctttctttttttcattttcattaattcctATCTGTGCTGTTGGATTAAGATATGACCCTTTTCACCATTAAAGTCAGgatcttgtactttttttttgtttgttttaagtaggcttcctgcccagagcagagcccaaagtggggcttgaactcacaaccctgagatcaagacctgagctgagatcaacggtcggatgctcaactgatggagccacccaggcaccccaggatcttatatttttagtttctcttttaatCCTATTTTGTTGGAATTATTTATACTCAGATACTTTATGTgagaataaaacatatttttcaaatctcttcATACATTCAAGCATGTAATTTAGCTAGCTAGTATTCAACAGGCCTTTCTTTAGCTTATCTTTGCTTCTGACGGGAAGACAAACTTagctttttctctacttttcattGAACTAGTGCCATCATGTACCATGAATTTTGGTGGTATTAAgacatcatatatatattacCCTATATTgcatcattttcatttattgtctCTTGGAATATAGGTAAAGAGCATAGCCTTAGAGTTCAGATAGACCTTCTATAATGTTGGGTAAGTTACTGAAGCTTTGTagacttcagtttccttgtcagtaaaatggggataatgattcCTACTATGTAGCATTGTTATGAAGATCAAATAAGAAGATGTGGGTTGACTGTTTActacatagtaaatgcttaataagtgTTGGCTTTAATTATTgtgatttcttttgttaaattgcaattttcttgaaattgagaactatatttcaaattttcttaagCAGTTAGTTCTTACTACGAGtttattgctgtttatttatataatagtCATATTTAGGGATAAGAACTCCCAAAATGAAACACACTAGAATTAAGATTGTTAGATTTGATTATGGCTTCTTTATTGACCCCGATTTGGTGggttgttttacttctttctcctAATCtgacttaacaattttttttttttaaatattactcatTTCTAAACTTCCTCTTGTCTTTTCTAACTTGGGAGGGAGATTCATATTCCAATTCCACCAGTATTTTTAAGTGTCAACCCCACCAGGCTTTGTGCTAGGTGCTTAAACATATCTACACATCGTTTCATAGATGAAaaaaccaaggcttagagagTTCAAGTGAATATCCTAAGATCATATGATTAGTAAGGAGCaactgcaagaaaaataaataagacttaacCATAAACCAGTGAGAGAACTCTAAGAGGAATATGACTGAGTAGcatgaggtacagagagagattttttttcttcaacaaggGGTGAGTAGAAGAGTCAGAGAAGTCTTTGGGAGGGAGATGAAGTTAATCTAGGAGATGTTCAGTCAATCCATGAACAGTcaagaagatttttttcttccgtTTCTTCAATTCTCACTTGGCTATGTATAATGATTTATGCTTATGGCATATAATTGCCAAGTAGATAAATTTTCACTAAATGGAAGATAAAATGGCAACCACGGtagaaaagcattttatttgaTGATTTGTGACTATAAGTATACTCACAGGCTTTTAGTATATAAAGAATGGATCTAATGGAAGAAGACCCATTGTCAGTGCTGAAAATAATGGTACATATGTCCTTTCACCAAGTTTAGTTACAGTTCTCATAGTACAAAACCAATCCTTGAAATGCATGGTAAATATGCTGATTCTGGGTACAAATGAATCCTCCGTTTCTGAAGGCTTGGTGTGGGCTCCGATTTAAGTCTCCAATGCAGGTCCAGTGATTTTTGGTCTTCTTTTGGGAAACACACCATTTGGCATGATCCTGGTAAGAACTGAAATAAGAGTGTCCAGATATCTTAATTGCTTTGACATTGTAGACATGGTAAGGAAGGGAGCAGTTTGAAGGAAGCTCTTGGCTCTTTCGCTGCCAGGTTTCTGTTAGCAAATGCGTCTTCAACCgttgagccatccaggctgcAAAGATGTCTAGGGTTTACAGGGAGAAAGATAGTGAGGTTAGTATTTATACTTAGATAAGTCCCTGAAAATATCCTCAGCAATGGAAATCATCATTCACCCCTGATATATGGATGTCACGAGCACAATAATAACAACATAATTGAGATAGTGGATGGGAGAACATTTTGTTAGTGCTAAAGTGTTATGCaaataaaagttcttatcacTAAGGTGATATTGgcgtttaaaaatgttttctgttccACACAAACAAGAGAGCAATATATGCTTTTGTCTTGAAAAGATCTTTAGACAGAATGAAGCTAGAGAAGTAACCAGGGGCCAGCTTCAAGGGCTCTTTGCATATCATGCCAAAATGTTTGGATTTTCCTGAAATCaaggagagaattaaaaaaaaaattaatgtttatttatttttgagagagagacagagtgtgagcagaggagcggcagagagagagggagacacagaatccgaagcaggctccaggctccgagccatcagcacacagcccaatgtggggctccaacccatgaatcatgagatcgtgacctgagccgaagtcagatgctcaacagactgaaccacccaagcgcccctcaatgGGAGAATTTTTAGAGAAATGTTAGTGGAAAACTGATAACAGAAGCTGATTTTTGATCATAAATATCAGTTGGGAGGCAACGTGCAGGATGAATTGAGAAAGGTGTATTAGATTGGAGATAGGGAAAACACAGGGTTGTCACAATAATTGTGACAATAAACACAGGCATGGACTAAGGCAGTGGCATAAAGTTTGGAGAGGAAAAGATAAATGTGAGTGTTACTAAGGACCTAGAACTGATTGAATTTGATGACTTGCTAGAGCagtaaagaaaaaggagggatCTAGAATCCTCAGTTGACTCTGcagaatataagaaaaagaatagatttgTGGGCAATAATGATGAGTTTGGCACGTTGAATTTGGCATGGCTATACCACCCCCAGGCAGCAATGTCCCACCCACTATTGAATACTGCTGGCTCTGTCAGTCCAGAGGTCTTGAGAATCGCCTGAAAGCTTATTGGAATTGCATAGAATGAGTATATAGAATGAGATAAGGAAGAGTGGAAGACCACGTGGCAACCCAGTCACCTAAGGAGTAGGCAGAGGAGGAGGACCTAGTTAAAGAGACTTAAGAGAAGTGGGAAGAAGACCAAGAGACTGCACACTCCCAAAAATCAGGGAGGGAGAGTGTTTCAGGAAGAAAAGGGTTTTAACAGTGCCAAATTCTACAGAGGCTATTTCTGTCCTGTTGATTTTTGGATCTCTAGTGCCTAATACAGGGCTTGGCAAGtggtaagcattcagtaaattttATCTagtataaaaggaaggaaggtagcaagaaaggagggaagacagTGAGGTCAACTAAGAGGGTCACTGGTGACTGGGGAGAGATTGGAGTGTCTACAGACAGAGATGCAAAGACTACAGTGAAGGAGCATTGAGCAAGTGAAAGCCCATGAAgagtctttaaaattattttttaatgtttatttatttttgagagagagagagagagaaaaagagagacagagcatgagtgggggaggggcagagagagagggagacatgagatctgatgcaggttccaggctctgagccttcagcacagagcttgactcagggctcaaacccgtgaaccacaagatcatgacctgagctgaactcggatgcttaacccactgagccagccaggtgccccctgaagagactttcagaaagaaatttggaagaaaagaaaaaaacagagatatAGGGGATCTAGAATTGAGGGAAGATTTTTAGGAATATTTGTGTGCTAAGGGGACCGAGCTTATAGAGTGGGAAAATTGAagtagaagagggagaagagatcTAGTGTTTGAATCAAAGTATTCTGAGACTGGGGTAGGTTCCAAGGCACAAGAGGTGCACTGCTTCTGTTGGGATAAAAGGAAACTcgtgaaaaggaataaaaacagataagattgttgagggtgtgtgtgtgtgtgtgtgtgtgtgtggtctttttagtcactgaaaaaaatgtttttaaatttatgttttgagagagagagacgggggggggatcaggggaggggcagagagagagaaggagagagagaatcccaagcagattctacactgtcagcatggaacccaatgcggggcttgaactcacaaactgtgagatcatgacttgagccaaaaccaagagttggaggcttaaccgactgagccacccaggcgccccagtcatgtttaaaagatgtttatttattttgagagagagagagagagagagagagagagagacagtactagagcgagccggggagaggcaaaaagagagggagagagagaatcccaagcaagctctacactatcagtgcagagctcgatagGTACAAGGTTCATaggatccgtgagatcatgacctgagctgaaatcaagagttggatgctcaaccaactgaggtgCCCCAGTGCCcctttttagtcatttttaaaaatacatgtataactggtacacaatgttacattagtttcaggtacggAACATGGTGATTCGACACCTCCGTATGTCATGCTATGCTGACCACAAGTGGAGACACCATCTGGTCACCATACAGCAcaattacaataccactgactatgtTCCCtctgctgtacctttcatcccatgacttattcattccacaaattggaagcctgtacctcccactcctttttgcccattttgcccattccctccatcccctcccctctggcagccaccagtatgttctgtgtatttacgggtctgtttctgcttccgtttgtgtgttcatttgttttgtttttaagattccacatatgagtgaaatctatGGTTttatcttcctctgtctgacttatttcccttagcatagtACCCCCTAGGtccttccatgttgtcacaaacggtaaagtctcattctttttatggctgagtaatattccattgtgtatacacaccacatcttctttatccattcatctattgatgaacactggGGTTGCCTCCATATCTTAGCTTCTGTAAATAATGTTGCGATAAACATAGGTCTGCATATATCTTtccgaattagtgtttttgttttctttgggaaaaggcCCAGTAATGGAATTATGGGATCACAtgatattcctatttttaattttttgaggaacccccatactttTTTGGGTGGAGTGTGTTCTTGAGGTGGTTTCTCTCTGGTGATCTCTGTTCTCTctatgaaggaaaaagagaggccGAGAATGAGGAGGCAGCGTAATATAAAGGACTTGAGAGTAAAAGAGTCTTAAAATGGCTGCTTAGGGAATGGAAAAAAGAAGGAGACAACTGTGGTCCTGTGCCCAACAGAGGCTGGGGACTGCAAATTTTTACTGACTCCTGGCTTGGATGGTTGTGAGATATTTCCCTGGTTGGATCAGCAATTGTGCTATTCAAGCAGAGCAGGCGAATATTTGGACTAATTtgacttcccttttccctttccttcctttttcctcccttctcttctacTTCTCCATCCCCAAATAATCAGAATAGTTCTGCTATACAATCCAAAGTGAGTCCAACAGCAGAGTCATATATTGTTTGATCATGGTCTTTCATACCGTCAAGAAAAGAACCAGACTTTGCAAAATGGAGGAATTTTTGGCCCCGGGCTGACTGAAGTGCAGTGAGGTGCCGGTCAGGGATCTCTGATGAGCTGGATCTGGAGCACAACTGGGGCATATGAATGAGCTCCTGGTGAAAGATGGCTGGGATGGAACAGCTATAAATGTTTGGGTTACAGACCAAGAGCTGAGAATctgaatggagaaacaaagaaaaattgagaattaGGATACAGATGGAAATACTTGTTGATACTATAGATCTTGTgtgaattaaaaaacacaaaaacaaaaacaaaagtatttcttttttaagccaATAGCCTTCAAATCACTTTTggttaaaaagtatttttggcCATTCCAGCTTGGGATCTTAAAGGAAGATCATCTGACTTGGAGCTGTCAGGTTGGTGGCCTACAGGCAACATGTAGTCAGcacatttatttacttcattatattttgagagagagagagagagagagagagagtgcacatgcacccgtgtgtgagcgggagaggggtggggggaggagggagagattcccaagcaggctccacactgtcagggcagagcctgatgtggggcttgatcccacaaatcgtgagactcttgatccaaatcaagagtcagaagctcaactgactgagccacccaggtgcccccacaattattttttttaaataagattgagATCATATTCTCTTCCCAACTCTCTCACATCCTCCCACCCTAGATTTCTAGTTTCTCTTGGAAAGTATGGATATCTGTAACCATTAGGTCTGCTTTTCTGCAGAGCCACATTGCAGAGCTGAGACTTTTGAGGGGAGAGTCAACATCCCTGTTTGTCTCTGCCCCCACTGCCCATGCAGCGTTGCTTGCCTGTTTCACCCATTTTTGTTACCTGCCAGGCCACGCTAGACATTTGAAAATACCACCCCTGATCAATTTCAAAGACTTCTTTGGTGGATCAGGAAACAAAGGTCTAGTAAGTGAATCTCCTCAAGGTCTCACCATGGCAACGCCCATGTTAGAATCTAATAGAATCTAGGTAACAGAGTGTTAATGAATAGAGAAACGGATGAAGTAATAAATTTATTCATACATTTCCAAATCCCTTCTTTAAcactgctatctctctctctctttttttttttttaacatactctAATGTTACCTATTGCTTCAAACTGGTTGTACTTAAAAGTTATGCAGATGCCAGATTGTCCATGTCTCCTCCCTGTGGGTGGATAATCATAGCCTTCTTCAGGAGCTGGAGGAAATCTGGGGATAGAATGAATCAGCCAAAATCCCTGCACTCGGTTCCACAGCAGTAAACCTACCAAAGATACAATTAATAAaggtaaattagaaaaataaagctcCTTTTAAAGATAGGGTTCAAAGCTGTAACATTTAAGCCCATTTGTACTTCAGGCTAATATTTTACTCTGTTAAT
Above is a window of Panthera uncia isolate 11264 chromosome C1 unlocalized genomic scaffold, Puncia_PCG_1.0 HiC_scaffold_4, whole genome shotgun sequence DNA encoding:
- the DNASE2B gene encoding deoxyribonuclease-2-beta isoform X2 gives rise to the protein MTARLLRTALPLLFFALFGVLEATTISCRNEEGKAVDWFAFYKLPKRQDKESRQTGLEYLYLDSTTRSWRRSKQLMNTTNSVLGRTLQQLYEAYASENNNTAYLIYNDGVPTSVNYSRKYGHTKGLLLWNRVQGFWLIHSIPRFPPAPEEGYDYPPTGRRHGQSGICITFKYNQFEAIDSQLLVCNPNIYSCSIPAIFHQELIHMPQLCSRSSSSEIPDRHLTALQSARGQKFLHFAKSGSFLDDIFAAWMAQRLKTHLLTETWQRKSQELPSNCSLPYHVYNVKAIKISGHSYFSSYQDHAKWCVSQKKTKNHWTCIGDLNRSPHQAFRNGGFICTQNQHIYHAFQGLVLYYENCN
- the DNASE2B gene encoding deoxyribonuclease-2-beta isoform X1; this encodes MPQLCSRSSSSEIPDRHLTALQSARGQKFLHFAKSGSFLDDIFAAWMAQRLKTHLLTETWQRKSQELPSNCSLPYHVYNVKAIKISGHSYFSSYQDHAKWCVSQKKTKNHWTCIGDLNRSPHQAFRNGGFICTQNQHIYHAFQGLVLYYENCN